In the Sarcophilus harrisii chromosome 3, mSarHar1.11, whole genome shotgun sequence genome, one interval contains:
- the LOC100921851 gene encoding glucose-6-phosphate exchanger SLC37A2 isoform X2, whose product MRSSLAPGIWLLRYFSRDSWYRGLILLLTFLIYTCYHLSRKPISVVKSQLHRNCTGLENPNNNSNSTTWCSWAPFDQENYKELLGGVDDAFLIAYAVGMFISGIFGERLSIRYYLFAGMLLSGIFTALFGLGYYWNIHQLWYYVLVQLFNGLAQTTGWPSVVTCVGNWFGKGRRGFIMGIWNSHTSVGNILGSLIAGIWVDSAWGLSFIVPGIIIAVTGVISFFFLVENPEDVDCAPPQHHNAPVEDLATSVDSHCVERDCGTESAGCSKESNEKPGAISFLGALKIPGVVEFSLCLLFAKLVSYTFLFWLPLYIVNVAHFGPKEAGDLSTLFDVGGIIGGILAGIISDYTNGRATTCCVMLIVAAPMLFLYNSVGQNGIGSSVVMLIICGALVNGPYALITTAVSADLGTHKSLRGNAKALSTVAAIIDGTGSIGAALGPLLAGLISPTGWNNVFYMLISADILACLFLSRLVYKEIQAWRRSENRNRGYKEI is encoded by the exons ATGCGGTCCTCCCTAGCTCCCGGCATTTGGCTCCTCCGCTACTTTTCCAGGGACAGCTG GTACCGAGGCCTTATTCTGCTGCTCACCTTCCTCATTTACACCTGTTACCACCTGTCGAGGAAGCCGATCAGTGTTGTCAAG AGCCAGCTGCATCGAAACTGCACAGGGCtagaaaaccccaacaacaacTCCAACAGCACCACATGGTGTAGCTGGGCTCCATTTG aTCAGGAAAACTACAAGGAACTGCTGGGAGGTGTGGATGATGCTTTTCTGATTGCCTATGCTGTTGGCATGTTCATCAG tggaatttTTGGGGAGAGACTTTCCATCCGCTATTACCTGTTTGCTGGGATGCTGCTGAGTGGGATTTTTACTGCGCTCTTTGGCCTGGGTTATTATTGGAACATTCACCAATTGTGGTACTATGTGCTTGTCCAG CTCTTTAATGGATTGGCACAGACCACAGGCTGGCCATCGGTAGTGACCTGTGTTGGTAACTGGTTTGGGAAGGGAAG GCGAGGATTTATCATGGGTATCTGGAACTCCCACACATCTGTGGGCAATATACTGGGCTCCCTGATTGCTGGTATCTGGGTGGATTCAGCTTGGGGCCTGTCCTTCATTGTGCCTGGTATTATCATTGCTGTCACAGGCGTCATCAGCTTCTTCTTCCTTGTTGAGA ATCCTGAAGATGTGGATTGTGCCCCTCCTCAGCACCAT AATGCACCCGTTGAAGACCTGGCTACATCTGTGGATTCACATTGTGTTGAGAGGGATTGTGGAACTGAAAGTGCTGGATGTTCCAAGGAGTCAAATGAAAAACCTGGAGCCATCAGTTTCCTAGGGGCACTCAAAATCCCG GGTGTAGTGGAGTTCTCCTTGTGTCTGTTGTTTGCCAAGCTGGTCAGTTATACCTTCTTATTTTGGTTGCCCCTCTACATCGTTAATGTGG CTCATTTTGGACCCAAGGAAGCTGGAGATCTTTCTACCCTCTTTGATGTTGGTGGCATAATAG GTGGCATCCTTGCAGGGATCATCTCTGACTATACCAATGGCAGGGCCACTACCTGCTGTGTCATGCTGATTGTAGCTGCCCCTATG ctGTTCCTGTACAATTCTGTAGGCCAGAATGGAATTGGCAGTTCTGTAG TGATGTTGATTATCTGTGGGGCTTTGGTCAATGGGCCCTACGCTCTCATCACCACTGCTGTCTCAGCCGACCTG GGCACACACAAGAGTCTGAGGGGCAATGCAAAGGCGCTTTCCACTGTGGCAGCCATTATTGATGGGACTGGCTCAATAG GTGCTGCTTTAGGGCCTCTGCTAGCTGGACTCATCTCCCCTACAGGCTGGAACAACGTCTTCTATATGCTTATTTCTGCAGATATCTTGGCTTGCCtg TTCCTCTCTCGCTTGGTGTACAAAGAAATCCAGGCCTGGAGGAGAAGTGAGAATAGAAACAGAGG ATATAAAGAGATATGA
- the LOC100921851 gene encoding glucose-6-phosphate exchanger SLC37A2 isoform X1 produces MRSSLAPGIWLLRYFSRDSWYRGLILLLTFLIYTCYHLSRKPISVVKSQLHRNCTGLENPNNNSNSTTWCSWAPFDQENYKELLGGVDDAFLIAYAVGMFISGIFGERLSIRYYLFAGMLLSGIFTALFGLGYYWNIHQLWYYVLVQLFNGLAQTTGWPSVVTCVGNWFGKGRRGFIMGIWNSHTSVGNILGSLIAGIWVDSAWGLSFIVPGIIIAVTGVISFFFLVENPEDVDCAPPQHHNAPVEDLATSVDSHCVERDCGTESAGCSKESNEKPGAISFLGALKIPGVVEFSLCLLFAKLVSYTFLFWLPLYIVNVAHFGPKEAGDLSTLFDVGGIIGGILAGIISDYTNGRATTCCVMLIVAAPMLFLYNSVGQNGIGSSVVMLIICGALVNGPYALITTAVSADLGTHKSLRGNAKALSTVAAIIDGTGSIGAALGPLLAGLISPTGWNNVFYMLISADILACLFLSRLVYKEIQAWRRSENRNRGSCLALTHPR; encoded by the exons ATGCGGTCCTCCCTAGCTCCCGGCATTTGGCTCCTCCGCTACTTTTCCAGGGACAGCTG GTACCGAGGCCTTATTCTGCTGCTCACCTTCCTCATTTACACCTGTTACCACCTGTCGAGGAAGCCGATCAGTGTTGTCAAG AGCCAGCTGCATCGAAACTGCACAGGGCtagaaaaccccaacaacaacTCCAACAGCACCACATGGTGTAGCTGGGCTCCATTTG aTCAGGAAAACTACAAGGAACTGCTGGGAGGTGTGGATGATGCTTTTCTGATTGCCTATGCTGTTGGCATGTTCATCAG tggaatttTTGGGGAGAGACTTTCCATCCGCTATTACCTGTTTGCTGGGATGCTGCTGAGTGGGATTTTTACTGCGCTCTTTGGCCTGGGTTATTATTGGAACATTCACCAATTGTGGTACTATGTGCTTGTCCAG CTCTTTAATGGATTGGCACAGACCACAGGCTGGCCATCGGTAGTGACCTGTGTTGGTAACTGGTTTGGGAAGGGAAG GCGAGGATTTATCATGGGTATCTGGAACTCCCACACATCTGTGGGCAATATACTGGGCTCCCTGATTGCTGGTATCTGGGTGGATTCAGCTTGGGGCCTGTCCTTCATTGTGCCTGGTATTATCATTGCTGTCACAGGCGTCATCAGCTTCTTCTTCCTTGTTGAGA ATCCTGAAGATGTGGATTGTGCCCCTCCTCAGCACCAT AATGCACCCGTTGAAGACCTGGCTACATCTGTGGATTCACATTGTGTTGAGAGGGATTGTGGAACTGAAAGTGCTGGATGTTCCAAGGAGTCAAATGAAAAACCTGGAGCCATCAGTTTCCTAGGGGCACTCAAAATCCCG GGTGTAGTGGAGTTCTCCTTGTGTCTGTTGTTTGCCAAGCTGGTCAGTTATACCTTCTTATTTTGGTTGCCCCTCTACATCGTTAATGTGG CTCATTTTGGACCCAAGGAAGCTGGAGATCTTTCTACCCTCTTTGATGTTGGTGGCATAATAG GTGGCATCCTTGCAGGGATCATCTCTGACTATACCAATGGCAGGGCCACTACCTGCTGTGTCATGCTGATTGTAGCTGCCCCTATG ctGTTCCTGTACAATTCTGTAGGCCAGAATGGAATTGGCAGTTCTGTAG TGATGTTGATTATCTGTGGGGCTTTGGTCAATGGGCCCTACGCTCTCATCACCACTGCTGTCTCAGCCGACCTG GGCACACACAAGAGTCTGAGGGGCAATGCAAAGGCGCTTTCCACTGTGGCAGCCATTATTGATGGGACTGGCTCAATAG GTGCTGCTTTAGGGCCTCTGCTAGCTGGACTCATCTCCCCTACAGGCTGGAACAACGTCTTCTATATGCTTATTTCTGCAGATATCTTGGCTTGCCtg TTCCTCTCTCGCTTGGTGTACAAAGAAATCCAGGCCTGGAGGAGAAGTGAGAATAGAAACAGAGG CTCTTGTCTGGCCCTAACCCACCCAAGGTAG